The genomic region GCCATTCAAAGAGCGTTGTCCAGATGAGAAAAACGGTGATTGTTCTCAGGGAGAAGTACCCGGTGAGGGCACCGTAGAAGAAGATCACGTTGTCCACAAGTTGAGCGAGTTTCGTCGCTGCGTTGTCACGGAGCCACAGGTGTTTTCCAAAAAGACCTTCTGTTCTCTTCAGAAAATCCTGAAAGCGCGCCTTGAAGACACCGGACACAACGAAGGCAATCCAGCTGAAGATCGTGGTCCTCCAGACGGGAAGAAAGAGAGCCTTCATGTGTTCGTGCGCCCAATCTTCGCTGGAAGGGATGTAACCAAGCGCGATCAGCATCCCCACCAGAAACACGACCTGGGCAAAGAAACCCACCGCCACCAGCTTCTGCGCCTCTCTGTACCCGTACACTTCGGTTACGATGGCGATCAACGTGACAAAGAAAGGTCCAAGGAAAACCCCGGCATACAGTTGGACACCCGGAAGCAATTCGTAAGCCTTCAAAACGGCGACGTTCATGTAGAGAACAAGAATCGCCCCAAGGGCGTACATTCCTTTCAGATCGAAAAAACGTATCGCAAAGAAAACAAGGAGAACTCCCACGAGATACTCGAGCCCAAGAAATACCCAGTTCACCAGCATCAGCACCGCCTCCACACAAGAACGTTGTCTCTGAATTCTCTTTCAATCTCTTTCCTATCCAGGAGAAAGCTGAGGTACGCGTGAACGGTGGATCTGTAGAGTACGTACTGAGTAAGGTTTTCCAGAGTGATTTCGAATCTGTTGAAGAGCTGTTTCATCAGTTCGTCTGTGCTCACAGGATTTACTGTGATTTCCAGAACAGCGTTGATGATGTTCTCCACCGTCTTTCTGTTTTTCTCCACAAGTTCACCGATATCTCGAGTCACCTCTCCATGAGACGGAACGTAGCAGCTGTAGTTTGTCTTTTCAAGAAAGTCGAGCGTTTCAAGGAACTTCTCCACGCTGTAGATGACGAATATTCTGTGTTTTCTCAGTGTTTCTTCAGAAAACACGGCGTCTGCACAGAAAAGGACACCATCCACAGCCACTCCGATCTGGTTCGGTGAGTGTCCAGAAAGAGGTACTATCTCAAGATCCACGCTCTCAATCGTGATGGTTCCCTCTTCGATCGCCTCATCGACAGCGGAGGGGTCTGCCATGAGAAACTTGTTTCTGAGTTCACCTGGAGGATGAGCACCGTACAGGTAGAAAGGCTCAAAGACGGTGTTTTCTATGATCTCTTTTTCCATCTTTGGGGCGAACACGCGGGTGGAGAAGCGCTTTTTCAGAAAGGCGTTCCCACCGCAGTGGTCGGCGTGAGAGTGGGTGTTTATGAGATACAAAGGAGGCTTTTCCAGAAGTCGAGAAATCTTTCTTGGCACGCTCTCATCGAGCCCGCTGTCCACGAGAACGGCGGTGCTTTCTGTGTACACA from Thermotoga sp. Mc24 harbors:
- a CDS encoding queuosine precursor transporter, encoding MLVNWVFLGLEYLVGVLLVFFAIRFFDLKGMYALGAILVLYMNVAVLKAYELLPGVQLYAGVFLGPFFVTLIAIVTEVYGYREAQKLVAVGFFAQVVFLVGMLIALGYIPSSEDWAHEHMKALFLPVWRTTIFSWIAFVVSGVFKARFQDFLKRTEGLFGKHLWLRDNAATKLAQLVDNVIFFYGALTGYFSLRTITVFLIWTTLFEWLFDYLDTWVVVKGVRWMMEKDHPQELSYLGDES
- a CDS encoding MBL fold metallo-hydrolase; the encoded protein is MEIKRLTERVAYVPNPVNIGVVYTESTAVLVDSGLDESVPRKISRLLEKPPLYLINTHSHADHCGGNAFLKKRFSTRVFAPKMEKEIIENTVFEPFYLYGAHPPGELRNKFLMADPSAVDEAIEEGTITIESVDLEIVPLSGHSPNQIGVAVDGVLFCADAVFSEETLRKHRIFVIYSVEKFLETLDFLEKTNYSCYVPSHGEVTRDIGELVEKNRKTVENIINAVLEITVNPVSTDELMKQLFNRFEITLENLTQYVLYRSTVHAYLSFLLDRKEIEREFRDNVLVWRRC